A single genomic interval of Syntrophorhabdus sp. harbors:
- a CDS encoding chemotaxis protein CheV → MAQGTSNILLETGTNEVEILELYIDEEGYRGYYGVNVAKVIEIIPVPKNKINPPDSKKGMVSGLFNHRNKVVVLIDLAVWLGKTRVETKPCNVLITEFNNVVTAFMVSGVTRIHRVTWQDIKPLDGYMENVSDAVTGVIELENNLVFLLDLEKAIAELNPELALKAPSANTEAEMDFSLDRPIKVLHADDSNVIRHNVRARLEEHGHFTVHSVGNGEEAWNHLVSLRDKALAKGVPVTELVDVVLTDIEMPGMDGYHLCKRIKESAEFKDIPVILFSSLITDKLIHKGQSVGADGQFSKPDLSLLSFMKELVEKRQKAA, encoded by the coding sequence ATGGCCCAGGGGACGTCGAACATTCTTCTCGAAACGGGGACAAATGAGGTTGAGATACTGGAGCTGTATATCGATGAGGAAGGGTATCGCGGCTACTACGGTGTCAATGTCGCGAAGGTCATAGAGATCATTCCCGTTCCCAAGAACAAGATAAACCCGCCCGATTCGAAGAAAGGGATGGTTTCGGGTCTTTTCAACCATCGGAACAAGGTGGTGGTCCTCATAGACCTCGCCGTCTGGCTGGGAAAGACGAGGGTGGAGACAAAACCCTGCAACGTCCTCATAACGGAATTCAACAACGTCGTGACGGCCTTCATGGTGTCGGGCGTCACACGGATACACCGCGTCACCTGGCAGGACATAAAACCTCTCGACGGGTACATGGAGAACGTGAGCGATGCCGTGACGGGGGTCATCGAGCTTGAGAATAACCTTGTCTTTCTCCTTGACCTCGAGAAGGCCATCGCGGAACTGAATCCGGAACTGGCTTTGAAGGCCCCTTCGGCGAACACGGAGGCAGAGATGGATTTCAGCCTCGACAGGCCCATCAAAGTGCTCCATGCCGACGATTCCAACGTCATACGCCACAACGTGCGGGCCCGCCTGGAGGAACACGGGCATTTTACCGTCCACTCCGTGGGCAACGGCGAGGAGGCGTGGAACCATCTGGTGAGCCTCAGAGACAAGGCCCTCGCGAAAGGTGTGCCCGTGACGGAACTCGTGGACGTGGTTCTCACGGACATAGAAATGCCCGGCATGGATGGATACCACCTCTGCAAGAGGATCAAGGAGTCGGCGGAATTCAAAGACATTCCCGTCATCCTTTTCTCTTCTCTCATAACGGACAAGCTCATCCATAAAGGCCAGTCCGTCGGTGCCGACGGCCAATTCTCAAAACCGGACCTCAGCCTTTTGTCCTTCATGAAGGAACTCGTGGAGAAGAGACAGAAGGCAGCATAA
- a CDS encoding 4Fe-4S binding protein, translating to MMIPVVDKETCTGCATCWEVCPPGAILFREGKAIIDEDLCEECGFCAAECPVKAIDIPFPRKEQ from the coding sequence CTGATGATCCCCGTTGTCGACAAGGAAACATGCACAGGGTGCGCGACGTGCTGGGAGGTATGTCCTCCCGGTGCCATACTGTTCAGGGAAGGCAAGGCCATAATCGACGAAGACCTTTGCGAGGAATGCGGCTTCTGCGCCGCCGAATGCCCGGTGAAGGCGATAGACATACCTTTTCCAAGGAAAGAACAGTAG
- a CDS encoding FAD-dependent oxidoreductase, with product MERYPHIFQQGAIGKLAVKNRIKYAATETNFPYGDGYVSDREVSYMEAQAKGGAGIVTTQGAYPDKKGEGKGFKGMMSINDDRYIPGLTRIADVIRANGALSSIQILHCGREGGIELDYCLMPSVVPQKLSYFKPPREITKEEIRQAVKDHVAAARRARQAGFDMIELSGIVGYLISTFLSRYTNKRTDEYGGDLKARCRLMVEVIEGVKAEVGDMPVGIRLCGHELLDDRGGNTFEESVESFRIAEDAGADYLSVTVGWHESSQSVITRDVPMGHWLYIAEAVKKAVDVPVMMAFRQFLPHIPEKAIAGGQIDFVEMCRPMIADPEFPNKVREGREGEIVPCIACNVCFSRLYYHQPIMCSVRPSLGHEGEDAWGYYGFMPAERRKKVVVVGGGPAGLQCAEVAARKGHEVTLFEKSDGLGGNILIASRVDAGAAELLRPIATLEQLCRKAGVSIRPGVNCDPAMVGRQAPDVLVVASGPSMKGVSKGVLTPHNVMAAGEKVGPRVVIMGAGGVGLGVAVYLLRSGEYEITVIDETGKAGRDVNPFYFWQYMALMRKRKVSFMMRTVVNSVEDGRVRVTGPSGEGVVEADSVITSLMAPEEGVWKDTAGSLAKEVYFIGDAKKPRRLLNAIRDGYRLGMVL from the coding sequence ATGGAACGATATCCGCATATCTTTCAACAGGGTGCTATCGGCAAACTGGCCGTGAAGAACAGGATAAAGTACGCGGCCACGGAGACGAACTTCCCGTATGGCGACGGCTACGTGAGCGACCGTGAGGTCTCCTACATGGAGGCTCAGGCGAAGGGCGGGGCGGGCATAGTGACGACCCAGGGAGCCTATCCCGACAAGAAAGGTGAAGGGAAGGGCTTCAAAGGGATGATGTCCATCAATGACGACAGGTACATCCCCGGTCTTACGCGGATAGCCGATGTGATCCGTGCCAACGGCGCCCTTTCGAGCATCCAGATACTCCATTGCGGAAGGGAGGGTGGGATCGAGCTCGATTATTGCCTCATGCCCTCCGTTGTGCCCCAGAAGTTGTCCTATTTCAAGCCACCCCGGGAGATCACGAAGGAAGAGATAAGACAGGCCGTCAAGGACCACGTGGCGGCTGCCCGGCGCGCGAGACAGGCCGGGTTCGATATGATAGAGCTCTCCGGTATCGTCGGCTACCTTATCTCCACCTTTCTGTCACGTTACACCAACAAGAGGACCGATGAATACGGCGGGGACCTGAAGGCGCGGTGCCGGCTGATGGTTGAGGTCATCGAAGGCGTGAAGGCCGAGGTGGGCGACATGCCCGTGGGCATCCGTCTCTGTGGACACGAACTTCTTGACGACCGGGGCGGCAACACCTTCGAAGAGAGCGTCGAAAGCTTCAGGATAGCCGAGGACGCCGGGGCGGATTACCTCAGCGTCACCGTGGGATGGCACGAATCATCTCAGTCCGTCATCACGAGGGACGTTCCCATGGGCCACTGGCTTTACATAGCGGAGGCGGTGAAGAAGGCCGTCGACGTTCCCGTCATGATGGCCTTTCGGCAGTTCCTCCCCCATATCCCCGAGAAGGCGATCGCCGGCGGACAGATAGACTTCGTGGAGATGTGCCGGCCCATGATAGCCGACCCCGAGTTTCCGAACAAGGTCAGGGAGGGAAGGGAAGGGGAGATCGTCCCCTGCATCGCCTGCAACGTCTGTTTCTCGCGGCTTTACTACCACCAGCCCATCATGTGCTCCGTCCGTCCCAGCCTGGGACACGAGGGCGAAGACGCTTGGGGATATTACGGGTTCATGCCGGCGGAGAGGAGGAAGAAGGTCGTCGTCGTCGGCGGCGGACCCGCGGGCCTGCAGTGCGCCGAGGTGGCGGCACGCAAGGGCCACGAGGTAACGCTCTTCGAGAAGAGCGACGGGCTGGGCGGCAATATTCTCATAGCTTCCCGTGTCGATGCCGGCGCGGCGGAGCTTCTGAGACCGATAGCGACCCTCGAGCAGCTCTGCCGCAAGGCGGGCGTTTCCATCAGGCCTGGCGTCAACTGTGACCCGGCGATGGTCGGCAGACAGGCGCCCGACGTCCTGGTGGTGGCCTCGGGGCCGTCCATGAAAGGCGTCTCGAAAGGGGTCCTGACGCCTCACAATGTGATGGCGGCGGGAGAGAAGGTCGGACCCAGGGTCGTCATCATGGGGGCAGGGGGCGTGGGACTTGGTGTTGCCGTTTACCTCCTTCGGAGCGGTGAATACGAGATCACCGTCATAGATGAGACGGGAAAGGCCGGCAGAGATGTCAACCCCTTCTATTTCTGGCAGTACATGGCCCTCATGAGAAAACGGAAGGTCAGCTTCATGATGCGCACCGTTGTCAACTCCGTGGAAGACGGTCGGGTGCGTGTCACGGGGCCCTCGGGCGAGGGGGTTGTCGAAGCCGACAGCGTCATAACGTCGCTCATGGCCCCGGAAGAAGGTGTATGGAAAGATACCGCGGGATCGCTTGCGAAAGAGGTGTATTTCATCGGAGACGCGAAGAAACCGAGGCGCCTTCTGAACGCGATCCGTGACGGATACCGCTTAGGGATGGTGCTCTGA
- a CDS encoding glycogen/starch/alpha-glucan phosphorylase, translating into MNETSDGAAVKKPDGRGVDDFRRILTNQLTYSLSKDMYSATQRDKYTATALSVRARIVKNWIECQQSYYKHDAKRLYYLSLEFLMGRLLKNYLINIDLLDEYREAMDVLATRLEDTLEYEWDAGLGNGGLGRLAACFMDSMATLNYPAYGYGIRYEYGIFTQRIVDGYQAEAPDNWLRYGNPWEFPRPELIYPVRFYGRVETHSARTEWVDTSEILAMAYDYPVPGFRTNTVNTLRLWAAKSTRDFDFDYFNSGDYVRAVENKNNSENISKVLYPNDLSLAGKELRLKQQYFFVAATLADIMRRFGKAYSNLNMLPSKVAIQLNDTHPSIAIPEMMRILIDDHGLTWDIASKLTRETFAYTNHTILPEALETWSEDLIGHLLPRHLQIIQEMDRKFHIQVARRFPEEFDKAYQMGIVTGDGGKVVNMARLAIVGSHAVNGVSRLHSELLKSHVFNDFYLMYPEKFRNVTNGITHRRWLLSANPGLTSLITEAIGDGWTQDLEELKKIEPMAEDAAFRDRFNAVKKENKLRLCGAMERVFNFTLETDLLLDCQVKRFHEYKRQLLNVFHVITLYNRLKEGRVPEGFVPRVVLFSGKSAPGYLMCKLIIKLIHNVSEIVAAHPLVKDKLQVVFVPNYGVTIAEVTIPAADLSEQISTAGYEASGTGNMKFALNGALTIGTYDGANIEIREEVGEENFFLFGHRAEEIFELRKQYDPKRYIEENKELAQVMHQLQSGFFSPEEPALFQPIVQALMDGDRYCVLADYSLYVACQEEVARAYNDRDEWTRKAILNVARSGKFSSDRAIHEYARTIWNISPVTR; encoded by the coding sequence ATGAATGAAACCTCTGATGGGGCTGCCGTGAAAAAGCCAGACGGCCGGGGCGTGGATGATTTCCGCAGGATCCTGACGAACCAGCTCACCTATTCCCTGTCGAAAGACATGTATTCGGCGACCCAAAGGGACAAGTACACGGCAACGGCCCTTTCCGTGAGGGCCCGGATAGTCAAGAACTGGATCGAATGCCAGCAGAGCTATTACAAGCATGACGCCAAGCGCCTCTATTACCTTTCCCTGGAGTTCCTCATGGGGAGGCTTCTCAAGAACTACCTCATCAACATCGACCTTCTCGACGAATACCGCGAGGCCATGGACGTATTGGCCACCAGGCTGGAGGATACCCTGGAGTACGAGTGGGATGCCGGGCTCGGCAATGGCGGGCTCGGGAGGCTGGCGGCCTGTTTCATGGATTCCATGGCCACGCTCAACTACCCGGCCTATGGCTACGGGATCAGGTACGAGTATGGTATCTTCACACAGAGGATCGTTGACGGGTATCAAGCGGAAGCGCCGGACAACTGGTTGCGTTATGGCAACCCCTGGGAGTTCCCGCGACCTGAGCTCATATATCCTGTCCGGTTCTACGGGAGGGTGGAGACGCATTCCGCGAGGACGGAATGGGTCGACACGAGCGAGATCCTCGCCATGGCCTACGATTATCCCGTGCCCGGCTTTCGGACGAACACGGTGAATACCCTGCGCCTCTGGGCGGCGAAGTCGACGCGTGATTTCGATTTCGACTATTTCAATAGCGGTGATTATGTCAGGGCCGTGGAGAACAAGAACAACAGCGAGAACATCTCGAAGGTCCTTTACCCCAACGACCTGTCGCTGGCCGGCAAGGAACTGAGACTCAAACAGCAGTACTTTTTCGTGGCGGCCACCCTTGCCGACATCATGAGACGGTTCGGGAAGGCGTACAGCAATCTGAACATGCTGCCGAGCAAGGTCGCGATCCAGCTCAACGATACCCATCCCTCGATCGCGATCCCCGAGATGATGAGGATACTCATCGACGATCACGGGCTCACCTGGGATATCGCGAGCAAGCTGACGCGGGAGACCTTTGCCTACACGAACCACACCATCCTTCCCGAGGCGCTCGAAACGTGGTCGGAGGACCTTATCGGGCACCTGCTTCCCCGCCACCTCCAGATCATTCAGGAGATGGACAGGAAGTTCCATATCCAGGTGGCCCGGCGCTTTCCCGAGGAGTTCGACAAGGCCTACCAGATGGGGATCGTCACGGGAGATGGAGGGAAGGTGGTCAACATGGCCCGGCTTGCCATCGTGGGAAGCCACGCGGTGAACGGGGTGTCCCGTCTGCACAGCGAGCTCCTGAAGAGCCACGTGTTCAACGATTTCTACCTCATGTACCCCGAGAAGTTCCGGAACGTGACGAACGGCATTACCCACAGGCGGTGGCTCCTGTCCGCGAACCCCGGTCTTACCTCGCTTATCACTGAAGCCATTGGCGACGGGTGGACGCAGGACCTCGAGGAGTTGAAGAAGATCGAGCCCATGGCGGAGGACGCCGCTTTCAGGGACCGTTTCAACGCGGTCAAGAAAGAGAACAAGCTTCGCCTCTGCGGGGCGATGGAAAGGGTCTTCAACTTCACCCTTGAAACGGATCTTCTCCTCGATTGCCAGGTAAAGAGATTTCACGAATACAAAAGGCAGCTCCTCAACGTCTTTCACGTCATCACCCTCTATAACCGTCTCAAGGAAGGACGGGTGCCGGAGGGTTTTGTGCCCCGGGTTGTCCTTTTCTCGGGCAAGTCGGCACCCGGGTACCTCATGTGCAAGCTCATCATCAAGCTCATACACAACGTTTCCGAGATAGTCGCAGCCCATCCGCTGGTGAAGGACAAGCTCCAGGTGGTCTTCGTTCCGAACTACGGTGTTACCATCGCTGAGGTCACCATACCGGCGGCGGACCTGTCGGAGCAGATATCGACGGCCGGCTACGAGGCGTCGGGTACGGGGAACATGAAATTCGCCCTTAACGGTGCGCTTACGATAGGCACATACGACGGCGCGAACATAGAGATACGGGAGGAAGTGGGAGAGGAGAACTTCTTCCTCTTCGGGCACCGGGCCGAGGAGATCTTCGAGTTGAGAAAACAGTACGACCCGAAAAGATACATCGAGGAGAACAAGGAACTCGCCCAGGTGATGCATCAGCTTCAATCAGGATTTTTCTCCCCTGAAGAGCCGGCCCTGTTCCAACCCATCGTGCAGGCCCTTATGGACGGCGACCGTTATTGTGTCCTGGCCGACTATTCCCTCTACGTGGCGTGCCAGGAGGAGGTGGCCCGGGCATATAACGACAGGGACGAGTGGACACGTAAGGCGATCCTTAACGTGGCAAGGTCAGGCAAGTTCTCGAGCGATCGCGCGATCCACGAGTACGCCCGCACCATATGGAACATCTCACCGGTAACCCGGTAG